Proteins co-encoded in one Papaver somniferum cultivar HN1 chromosome 5, ASM357369v1, whole genome shotgun sequence genomic window:
- the LOC113284551 gene encoding uncharacterized protein LOC113284551 gives MSLIEDHFLLQPLITTTSSGENEEDTGFGQSDDSHSFKSISIRFLSIFVVAIISLWANYEASKGFEINIISENHQASTASRRFNLLYVSNDKISRVVLNTSEFVENILYPPNESHVKRTITRVTVRLADQNLTNPVIVNHQKRGEFELNISPSLLLLEEKRNVEKEVVMAVQRGMARVWIWSYGDYHGVPESLIQGIKSGFIRRLNQGIRDRWDEKQTLDDALLGISSMKLCADYHSLEGMVVAG, from the exons ATGTCATTGATCGAAGATCATTTCCTTCTTCAGCctctcatcaccaccacctcctccggcGAAAACGAAGAAGATACCGGTTTCGGTCAAAGTGATGATTCTCACTCTTTCAAAAGCATTAGCATCCGTTTCTTATCCATCTTTGTTGTTGCAATAATCTCTCTGTGGGCAAACTATGAAGCTTCCAAAGGTTTCGAAATCAACATCATCAGCGAAAACCACCAGGCCTCCACCGCTTCGCGGCGGTTTAATCTCTTATACGTCTCGAACGACAAAATCAGTCGAGTTGTTCTTAACACAAGTGAATTTGTAGAAAATATTCTCTATCCGCCTAATGAATCTCACGTGAAAAGGACGATAACCCGCGTAACGGTTAGGCTTGCTGATCAAAATCTGACGAATCCGGTAATTGTCAATCATCAAAAGAGAGGAGAATTTGAACTTAACATTAGTCCTTCATTGTTGCTGCTGGAGGAGAAGAGAAATGTGGAGAAAGAAGTAGTCATGGCAGTGCAGAGAGGTATGGCTCGTGTTTGGATATGGAGTTACGGGGATTATCATGGTGTGCCGGAATCTCTAATACAAG GTATCAAGAGTGGGTTCATCAGAAGGTTGAATCAAGGTATCCGAGATCGCTGGGATGAAAAACAAACGCTAGATGATGCATTACTTGGAATATCATCCATGAAGCTTTGTGCCGATTATCATTCTTTGGAAGGTATGGTGGTAGCTGGATGA